Below is a genomic region from Echinicola rosea.
ACTTGACACCTCGCTGTAATAACTGCTCAACAATGGCGGGGACTTGGCTCCATTTCTCGCGAAGCTCTGCTACTGAGGTGGCTTGTTTTACGGACTGGATAAACAAGAAGGGTGATTGGGACTGCTCACTGAGGAGTTTGGTCCGGGAAATAAATCCTGTAAAGCTTCCTTCGTTTTTCACTAAGAGATAGCGGGTTTTAGTTTGGAACATCAGGAGCAGGGCTTCATAGATATAGGCATCTGCATCGATTGATACAATGTCCCTTTTGGTGATTCCCACCACTGGAGTGTGAGTGGGGATATTTTGTGCGATGACCTGATCCCGTAAGGTGATGTCCGTGACATAGCCGATGATGCTGTCTGCGTCATCTGTGATGAAGATACAGCTGGTTTTTTCCTCGCCCATGATTATGGCGGCTTCGGCGATGCTGGATTGTGCCCGTGTGGTGACCAGTTCGCGGGGATTCAGCGAACCTACTTTTTGTGTATAAAAAGTGTCAGATGTGATGTTGTTTTGTTGGGGATAATAAGTGGCTCCCTTTATAAAGTGAACAAATTCCGGCTCCAACATGCGCTCTCCAAACTCCCTGACAAAATGGTCTCTGAAAAGTGGATGCTCGGCACATAGTGTCGAGAATTGCTCTGGGGTCAAGCGCAGGATGATGGTATTCGGAAGAATGTCCACGGTCTGCAGGGAGATCCCTTTGTTGTACAGCAAGGAAATGCCACCAAACCAAGCACCTGGGCCATACTGTTCTACACGCCGCTTTTTTTGGTTCCGGTCGTAGAAATAGCCTTCATATCCCCCTTCCACTACAAAGTCAAAGCCTTCTATTCCAGACTGGTTTTGGAGATAAAGTCGTTGGGGTTTTGGATACTTGACTTCCTTAAAATGTCCGCGATATTGCTCTTGGGCAGCCTGGGGAAGATCAGTAAGTGGTTTGGTGAAATTTACCATGGGTAATTCCTGTTTTTAAAGTTGGTTCTCTAAAAATAAAAAAAATAACAGAGCTATTTACGATGATAATACCAATACTGAAAATAATAATGGATCAGTTAGGGCATAAGGCGGATGCTGAATGTATTTGTAGCGTGGCAAAACGCTGAAAACTAGGAATCGTTTCGGTAACCGTAGAAGCTATGCTGATATGAAACGATGAATTTAGTGCATACAAAGGGTTGCCAAAAACCATTACCTCCCAATCTTATAATTGGTTCTATATGATTTAGTGTGGGTAAGTATTAACCTGAGCTCGACTTAATTTTAGTATTAAAAGCGTCATACCCTTTTTAAGAGGATGTGGGTTGGAAAAGGGTGTGGCAATCCCGAAATACTGAGACTGCCACGGCTTCCACCCCTCAAATCTCCCTCTAAGCCTCGCAGTGACGGTTTTATAATCGAACTGAGGTTTCTAGCTAAATCCCTAGGTGGTTTTCATCCCTTTACCTTTGTCACTTTTTTGCTTCAGGTCAAAAAAGTAACCAAAAAACCCCGCCGCTGTGCATCTATTGGGCTAAAATCAAACCCCGCCCACATGCAGGCAAACTCCTCGTGTTTAGCTTCCAACAACCATTTTTTTCACCATTTCGTCAAACAAGCCTGCCTTCTTGCCTACCCGCTTTTTAACTTCTTAACGCCCAATACCTGCAAGGCGGATCCATTTTATACAAGTTTAAAAAGACCATGGACTAAAACCATAATTTTCTCAATGGACGATCCGTATTGGAAAATCCCTTTAACTAAACGACATTGATAAAACGGGTTTAATTACTTCACGCCCAATAGCGGCTAGGTGGATGATGTCCTTGGGGCTATTTTACGAGGTGATGATTAATCATCAGGATTTTTGATAAAATAATCTACCCACTGAAATCCATATAGAGCCTTATAATTTCACAATCTTCCAACCTCCCAAAGGTTCAAATTTTTTACCATTAAAAGAACCAAATTTAAGGGCTGACCGTTTTTACTCTTTGTCAACCTATTTAAAAACCATTGATGACGATGAACAACAAAGATTTAACGTTTATTTTTGACCTGAACGGTACCATTATAGACGACATGCATTTTCACACCAAAGCTTGGCACCAGTTATTTAATGAGGATTTGGGCGCCAATCTCAGCTGGGAAGACGTGAAAGTGGAGATGTACGGAAAGAATCCGGAAGTGTTGGACAGGGTATTCGGGAAGGGGCATTTTACCCCTCAGGAAGCCGACCAGTGGTCCATGGAGAAAGAGAAAAGGTACCAAGAGACGTATAAGCCTCATTTGGGTTTGATCAAAGGGTTGGGAGAGTTTTTTGACAGAGCAGATAAGGCTGGAGTGAAAATGGCCCTTGGAACCGCAGCCATTCCTTTCAATGTGGACTTTGCATTGGACAATCTGGATATCAGGAAGTACTTCTCAGCTATTGTCACAGCAGATGATGTGAAGCTGAGCAAGCCCCATCCGGATACCTTTGCGATGGCAGCGGATGAACTCGGGAGGGAGCCGGAAGATTGTATCGTGTTTGAAGACGCCCCGAAAGGTGTGGAAGCGGCTCAAAATGCAGGTATGAAAGCCGTTGTACTCACCACAGCTCACCCGAAGGAAGATTTCGACCAATACTCCAATGTGCTGGCTTTTATAGAAGATTATGAAGACCCCTTTATCAAGGAGTTGATCTAACGTTTGAATTGTTAAACTGTCGAACTGGTTTATGGTTAGCAATCATTCAGTTTGACAGTTTGCCAATTTTTCAATCTTGCAATCTTTCAACTAAAACTCCTTCAAGTTGCTGTGCCCAAGAGCGATAGATCTTCCCGCTGGGGTGAAGGCCATCAGCAGCAAGGTTTTCTTTTAAATGCCCGATCTCTCGGTATTCTTCGGTGATGTCGATGAAGGTGACCCCTTTGCCCTCTGAAATGGTTTGCTGCGTGCGGTTATATGCATCGATTTCTGAGGCTATTTTAGCCTTGTCCACTTGCTGCTGATCAGCAAATTTGGTGACGCCCCAGTCTGGAATGGATATGACCACCACCCGGTTAGTCTTGCCATCTGCAAAAGCGATTGCTTGGTCTAGTAGCTGTTCAAATTCTCCCTTGTAGTTTTCTACTGTTCGGCCCCGATACTGGTTATTCACACCAATCAACAGGGTGACGATTGAGTACGTGTTGTCATCTATTTCAGCAGCTTGAATGCCTTGTTGGAGTTCGTCCGTGGTCCAGCCAGTAGTGGCGATAATCTTAGGTTTGGCCATTTTGATACCTTTGGTAGAGAGCAGGCTGGTCAATTGGGCCGGATAGGTATCGGAATCACTGACTCCTTCTCCAATGGTGTAAGAGTCTCCAAGTGCTAAATAGGTGATTTCTTCGGTGGAATTGGTCATATCTTGGGATAATGGTGATGACTGGGGTTTGGGTGATTGATTGGTGCCATTGGTGACACAGGCCGAAAGAAGGATTGACAGCAAGCTGATTAAGATCCAGTCGAATGGTGAAGTTTTCATACCTGAACATACGAAATTTAAGGAAATGGGGATTACCTTAGTACTTTGATTCAAACTGTAAAATTAGCTTTGAAAGATGCCTTCAGTCATTTCGAAAACCCCTCGGTCAGCGTCCATTTTTACGTTGGCACCTATGGGGACGATAAATTGTTTGCTGACATGTCCGATCATCGCACCGCGATAGGCAGGGATATCCAGCGGCTTGATGTAGTCTTCGAGGATTTGCCAAATGGTCAATGAACCATAGCCCCCAGAGGGCTCACAGTCGGAGCATTGGCCGAAGATAAATCCTTTGATTTTGTCAAATACCCCCATGAGCATCAGTGTACTCATCATACGGTCTACGCGATAAGGGTCTTCTCCTACGTCCTCCAGAAAGAGGATTTTATCTTTGAAATCAGGAAGGTAGGGCGATCCAGCGATTCCGGTCAGTACCGTGAGGTTTCCGCCCACAATGGTCCCTTCGACCGTACCTGAAGTGATGGTCTGAATCCGGTTTTTCTTCACGATCAGGTCATCGCCTTTTTCCTGCTCATTTTCAAATCTCACCAATTTCTGGTCAAAGAACATTTGCTCAAATTGGTTGACGTTAAAGCTGTTCCAGCTGCCCGTGCCATTGGGGCCGTGGAAGGTGATCAGGCCGGTCTGGGCATAGATGGCATTGTGAATGGCCGTGATATCGCTGTAGCCAAGGATGGGCTTTGGGTTTTTGCGGATGGTTTTATAATCCAGCAAG
It encodes:
- a CDS encoding SGNH/GDSL hydrolase family protein, translating into MKTSPFDWILISLLSILLSACVTNGTNQSPKPQSSPLSQDMTNSTEEITYLALGDSYTIGEGVSDSDTYPAQLTSLLSTKGIKMAKPKIIATTGWTTDELQQGIQAAEIDDNTYSIVTLLIGVNNQYRGRTVENYKGEFEQLLDQAIAFADGKTNRVVVISIPDWGVTKFADQQQVDKAKIASEIDAYNRTQQTISEGKGVTFIDITEEYREIGHLKENLAADGLHPSGKIYRSWAQQLEGVLVERLQD
- a CDS encoding S66 peptidase family protein, which encodes MNKRTFIKALGLTAGLSPMMALKSDVIASTIDSKALLPKPLKRGDLVGLVSPSSATNDEILFQFAQETLEALGFQVLRGKHLTDRYGHLAGRDEDRAGDINAMFANEDIKAIICIRGGSGAARILPLLDYKTIRKNPKPILGYSDITAIHNAIYAQTGLITFHGPNGTGSWNSFNVNQFEQMFFDQKLVRFENEQEKGDDLIVKKNRIQTITSGTVEGTIVGGNLTVLTGIAGSPYLPDFKDKILFLEDVGEDPYRVDRMMSTLMLMGVFDKIKGFIFGQCSDCEPSGGYGSLTIWQILEDYIKPLDIPAYRGAMIGHVSKQFIVPIGANVKMDADRGVFEMTEGIFQS
- a CDS encoding HAD family hydrolase, coding for MNNKDLTFIFDLNGTIIDDMHFHTKAWHQLFNEDLGANLSWEDVKVEMYGKNPEVLDRVFGKGHFTPQEADQWSMEKEKRYQETYKPHLGLIKGLGEFFDRADKAGVKMALGTAAIPFNVDFALDNLDIRKYFSAIVTADDVKLSKPHPDTFAMAADELGREPEDCIVFEDAPKGVEAAQNAGMKAVVLTTAHPKEDFDQYSNVLAFIEDYEDPFIKELI
- a CDS encoding DUF294 nucleotidyltransferase-like domain-containing protein, whose protein sequence is MVNFTKPLTDLPQAAQEQYRGHFKEVKYPKPQRLYLQNQSGIEGFDFVVEGGYEGYFYDRNQKKRRVEQYGPGAWFGGISLLYNKGISLQTVDILPNTIILRLTPEQFSTLCAEHPLFRDHFVREFGERMLEPEFVHFIKGATYYPQQNNITSDTFYTQKVGSLNPRELVTTRAQSSIAEAAIIMGEEKTSCIFITDDADSIIGYVTDITLRDQVIAQNIPTHTPVVGITKRDIVSIDADAYIYEALLLMFQTKTRYLLVKNEGSFTGFISRTKLLSEQSQSPFLFIQSVKQATSVAELREKWSQVPAIVEQLLQRGVKSETVNQVITTVSDTIALRVIDDVIHEVGPPPSRFVFITLGSEGRKEQTLKTDQDNAIIYEDKANEHREEVRAYFLDFADKISTHLDTIGFSFCKGGFMAKNPKWTHSLSHWKRNYDAWMMESTQETVMKYSTFFDKRPIYGDFSILDELHDYMDKQLDVPLERFFFNMATNALQYEPPLTFFKGIRTFTVGEQKVFDIKKAMTPIVDITRVFALKHKIFLTNTGERLDALALANHVTEEELLELKQAYYYLMGLRLDRQAKQIMLDKMEPENFISIDSLTKIEKVTLIEIFKVIKNYQMKVKIAFTNTLF